In Bacteroides sp., the DNA window GTTGGGATGTTTCGTTTAGAATTTGGTTTTCTAGAAAATGCTCTTTGCCAATGGGGAATCTTAAAACAAAAGTGGTTCCTTGGGCAGGCTTGCTTTTTGCAATAATTTGCCCATGGTGTACTCTGACGAGTTCCTTTACAAAGGCAAGGCCAATTCCGGAACCTTCGTAAACTCTTTGGGGTGAAGCATCGGCCTGGTAAAACCGATCAAAAATAAAAGGAAGTTTCTCTTCATGAATTCCTATTCCTGTATCCTTCAAGAGGATTTCGATCATGTGATCCTTGCCTCTGAGCGTTTTAATACAGGCTCGCAGGTTCACTTCACCGCCATCAGGGGTGAATTTGAATGCGTTGGAAATCAAGTTGTTGATTATTTTTTCCAGAATATCACGATCAAAGTAAAACTTCTCTCTGAATGATTGCCTGTCAATTTTCGGATCGAAATCGAAATGAAGTTTAATATTTTTTTGTTCTGCTTTGGAAGCGAATGATATTAATAAACCTTTAAGAAAGCCAATCAGATCACCGCGCGAAGCTTTTACCTCATAATTGCCGCTTTCGAGTTTAGAGAGATCTAAAAGTTGGTTCACCAGGTTGAGAAGCCTGCCCGCATTAGCATGCATTACTGAAAAGGTTTTTTGCTTTTTCGGGTCCTGATCCTCCTCCAGCATTTGCTCGACCGGGCCCATGATCAGTGTAAGCGGTGTGCGGAATTCATGGGAAATGTTGGCAAAAAACTCCGACTTCATGTGGTCAATTTCTTTCAGCTTTTCTTTTTCCATCTCAATAAGGCGCATGCGGTTCCTGAGGCGGAAACGGGTCTTTTCATACTCTCTAAGGCCCGCCAGAGCCCCTACAGCCAGCAAAAAGTAAATGACCAAAACCCATTGCCTTTTCCACCAAGGGGGCAATATGGTAATTTTCAGGGCTGCTTCATGTTTGCTCCAAATACCGTCATTGTTGGTTCCCCTGACCCTAAAGTAATAAGTGCCGGGCTTCATATCTGTAAAGGTCACGGTTCTATAATGGCCGATTGGTATCCAGTTTTCAGAAAGCGTTGTTATACTGTAAGAATAAATATTTTTCTGGGATTCAGCAAAATCGAGACTCGCAAATTCAATGGAAAAGTGATTTTCATAATGCTTGAGAACCAACTCGGGTGACTCATCGAAAATGCTATGATATCTCTCCCTATTTGTTTCATCCCCTGCATTCAGTAATTTAAATCCGGTTATCATTATTGACGCCATGAATGATTTTTTCCTAATACTCTCAGGAAAAAAAGAATTATAACCGTTTATGCCCCCAAAGAAAAATTCACCCGACTGGTTTTTGTAAAATGCCCCACTGTTGAATTCGTTACTTTGGAGACCGTCAGAGACTGTATAATTGAAAAATGTTTGCTCTGCCACATTGAATTTAGATAAACCCTTGTTGGTGCTTAGCCAGAAATTGCCACCTTCATCAGCCAGCATACCATAAACCATGTTGTTTGCCAATCCTTGTTCTTCAGAAAAGTTGGTGAAGACTTTTCTGTTTTTATCAAATCTTGCTATTCCTCCACCCCCGGTTGCCAGCCACAAGATACTGTCTGGCAAGAAAGGATCCCGAAGAATAGCTCTTACATTATTGAAGGGAAGGCTTTCGGGATTTGAAGGGTCATTAATATATGTCGTAATTTTTTTTGATTCAAATTCTATTAAATGAAAACCATGATGCGTACCTACCCAGAAACAATCATTTTCTTGCTGAAGCAGGTTAGGAAAAGAATGTTCACGGTAGGCGCTTAAGGGATCGTTATTATATCTAAGATGGTCGAATTCTCCTGTTTGTTTGTTAAATAAGGCCAGACTGTACGGGGTTAATACCCAAATTTGCTCAGCCCTCACCAACACCTTTGCCACCCGGGGGTCATCATTCTCCACATTGGGTTCTGAAACAAAAGGATTTTCTCTATGCCAGGCTGGGTAAACAATATAGGACTCATTGATGGGGTTAAAGCGAATGAGTCCAGCGCTGGAAGCCAACCAAAGGACGTCCTCTTTACCCTGATCGATTGAATATACAACCATTTGTGGGTTATACTCTGATTTTAGCAGGACTTCTCTAAGTTCAGATTCTGCCCGATTTACTCTATAAAACCCTTCATTCGCTCCAATCCAAAGGATGCCATCATTTGTTTCATAAAAGGATCGTATACTTAAATCACGGCTGCTTAGAATTATACCGTCTTTTGTATTGCCAGTATTGTCAGGGTAGGAAAATTTAAGTTTAAAGGGGTCATATAGCGCAATTCCATACCCATTGCTTCCCAGCCAAAGCGTTCCTGCCTTGTCTTCTAAAATGCTGATAATTTGACCTTTAGGTAACCGGGATTCCTCATGTCCTTCAGCCGATAGATTTTCATGCAAACCTGTTTCTGGGTAGTATATAAATAATGCCTTTTCCGTACTTAACCAAAACTCTTGCCGGTCTTTGTTTTGAAAATATTCGGCTGCCAAAGGGTTGTAGGTAATACCTTCTTCTATGTTAATACTGTAATCTGATAAAACTTGCCTGAATGCTTCTGTGGATTCATCATACTGAAACAATCCTAATCTGCTCAGCATCCATATTTTCTTTTTTGCATCCTGAAAAATGATTATTCTCCCTTCCTTATTGTGTAGTTCTCTGTGGAATTTGTTTCTGGATGAATTAATCAGCCTAACAGGGATTTCTTTTGGAACAGGATTACTGGTTTGAGTGTTTAACTTAAAAATACTATTTGCCGAGCCTACCCACAACATTTCATCATTATCAACCAAAAGGCTGGTAACGCCTGCTTGATCTGACAAACCTTCATTGGCTGAATTCTGCCCAAAACGGGTTATAATTATTTCTTCCGGGGAAGAAAAGATGTCATTGGTTTTGAAAGAAATTTTATTCAAGCCCCCCTGGCTAG includes these proteins:
- a CDS encoding two-component regulator propeller domain-containing protein, with the translated sequence MSIEALLGKLQSKIFYPAFFSFLFLLTLQTLGEQDSRSYIDHYASARFRHLTINEGLSQNLISDITQDQKGFVWIGTKDGLNMYDGYKFTIFKHDPFDPNSISENHIISIFCDSQGRLWIGTFSKGLNLYHRSTGKFIRFTHDPENNNSISSDYILSITDDSQGNIWVGTSQGGLNKISFKTNDIFSSPEEIIITRFGQNSANEGLSDQAGVTSLLVDNDEMLWVGSANSIFKLNTQTSNPVPKEIPVRLINSSRNKFHRELHNKEGRIIIFQDAKKKIWMLSRLGLFQYDESTEAFRQVLSDYSINIEEGITYNPLAAEYFQNKDRQEFWLSTEKALFIYYPETGLHENLSAEGHEESRLPKGQIISILEDKAGTLWLGSNGYGIALYDPFKLKFSYPDNTGNTKDGIILSSRDLSIRSFYETNDGILWIGANEGFYRVNRAESELREVLLKSEYNPQMVVYSIDQGKEDVLWLASSAGLIRFNPINESYIVYPAWHRENPFVSEPNVENDDPRVAKVLVRAEQIWVLTPYSLALFNKQTGEFDHLRYNNDPLSAYREHSFPNLLQQENDCFWVGTHHGFHLIEFESKKITTYINDPSNPESLPFNNVRAILRDPFLPDSILWLATGGGGIARFDKNRKVFTNFSEEQGLANNMVYGMLADEGGNFWLSTNKGLSKFNVAEQTFFNYTVSDGLQSNEFNSGAFYKNQSGEFFFGGINGYNSFFPESIRKKSFMASIMITGFKLLNAGDETNRERYHSIFDESPELVLKHYENHFSIEFASLDFAESQKNIYSYSITTLSENWIPIGHYRTVTFTDMKPGTYYFRVRGTNNDGIWSKHEAALKITILPPWWKRQWVLVIYFLLAVGALAGLREYEKTRFRLRNRMRLIEMEKEKLKEIDHMKSEFFANISHEFRTPLTLIMGPVEQMLEEDQDPKKQKTFSVMHANAGRLLNLVNQLLDLSKLESGNYEVKASRGDLIGFLKGLLISFASKAEQKNIKLHFDFDPKIDRQSFREKFYFDRDILEKIINNLISNAFKFTPDGGEVNLRACIKTLRGKDHMIEILLKDTGIGIHEEKLPFIFDRFYQADASPQRVYEGSGIGLAFVKELVRVHHGQIIAKSKPAQGTTFVLRFPIGKEHFLENQILNETSQPLKSENKSTTHQQQQVIPEEPELSAVNGTDQTLILVVDDHAEVRDYISQNLKTNYLVEEASNALEGQKLAMDMIPDLIICDIMMPGMDGFEFCKELKNDIKTSHIPIILLTALSGQDEKIQGLETGADDYLTKPFNPRELLARVNNLIENRQMLRLKFSSNAIIKPREISVTPRDQVFMENLIKVVEDNIANIKYSIEDLSRDVGMSQSQLHRKLKALVNQTTNHFVRSIKMHRAKELLEKDAGTIAEIAYMVGYDDPGYFSKSYKAFFGNLPSEVRKKPD